Below is a window of Salvelinus fontinalis isolate EN_2023a chromosome 14, ASM2944872v1, whole genome shotgun sequence DNA.
tactttttcgacattttgttactttgcatccttattctaaaattaattcaaaagtttttcccctcatcaacctacacacaataccccataatgacaaagcaaaaacatgtttttataattGTTAActaatttataaaataaaaaaatgaactatcacatttacattagtattcagactctttactcagtactttgttgaagcacctttggcagcgattacagccttgagtcttcttgggtatgacgctataagcttggcacacctgtatttggggagtttctcccattcttatctgcagatcctctcaagctctgtcaggttggatggggagcgttgctgcacagctattttcaggtctctccagagatgttcgatcgggttcaagtctgggctctggctgggccactcaaggacattcagagacttgttccttaGCAACTGCTatgttttcttggctgtgtgcttagggttgttgtcctattggaaggtgaacctttttgaggtcccagtttgaggtcctgacaggtctggagcaggttttgatcaagggtctctctgtacttttctccgttcatctttgcctcgatcctgactagtctcccagttcctgtcgctgaaaaacatccccacagcatgatgctgccaccaccatgcttcactgtagggatggtgccaggtttgctccagacgtgacgcttcgcattcatgccaaagagttcaatcttggtttcatcagaccagagaatcttgtttctcatggactgagagtcctttaggtgccaaatgggctgtcatgtgccttttactgaggagaggcttccgtctggtcagTCTACCATAAAGttctgattggtgtagtgctgcagagatggttgtccttttggaaggttctcccatctccacagaggaactctagagctctgtcagagtgacccttCTCCCctaattgctcagtttgaccccgcggccagctctaggaagagtcttggtgattacaaacttcttccatttaagaatgatggaggccactgtgttcttggggaccgcaatgttgcagaaatgttttggtacccatcTCCAGAGCTATGCTGTCctttctcagagctctacagacaattgcttcgacctcatggcttggtttttgctctgacgtgcactgtcaactgtgggaccttatatagacaggcatgtgcctttccaaatcatgtccaatcaattgaatttaccacaggtagactccaagttgtagaaacatctcaaggatgatcaatggaaacaggagctCAATTtcagagctcaattttgagtctcaaagaaaagggtctgaatatattaatatataatatttttaatacatctgttttcgctttgtcattgtgggctattgtgtgtagattgccgaTTTTTTTTAgatatgtaatacattttagaataaggctgtaacgtattttttgggggaaaaaagtcaaggggtctgaatactttctgaattcagaaagtattcagaccccttgacttttttcacatttttttacgttacagcctatacagtctctatatatatagatatatactatatatatagtatatagcaATGGCAAGAGACAACTTTATGTCTACTTTCTTGTATGATGCATGCAGTAGAATCATTTCATTTGTGATGAGATGCTGTAGATATTCAGTAAAAATAAATTAATACTCATAAATTGTAGGTATGAAATATTGCATGTTATGATAGAGCAACACTTAGTTGTTACCTTCTTTTCAGtggagaatagagagagggagcaagggagAAATGCCTGTTGATAGCTGTGAAGAGATATAGTGAGGAGAGGGGTTTGAAAGAAACTCCTTGTCCCCTCTCACAGAGCGTGGCTCTCTCTCATCTATCTGCCCTCTGAAACTCTGACGTCTAACGCCGTGTCTACCTGCGTCACCTCACTGATACCTAATTTAGCCCCGTGGAACATTATTGGTTaatgaaatgggggggggggggggggggtaatataaCTCCCAAATTCAGAACCTTGTGTTCTGACATTTGAAAGGTAGGTTGGGCTACTTTCATAGATATTCAGTCGACaacccctctccctctttacacatgcacacacactcacccaaaAAGACTTCCCAGACACCCGACCCAAACCTCATCCCGTCCACCCCTGCCACAAGCTCTTACTCATCCTCCTTCAGTCTGGGCCACATAGCCCCCCAGGAATGCTCCACAGAGACACATCCATATTTAGCTACATCACAGCTTGGAGGAAGGTTGAGGGAGTTTTCATCTCACAGAAAAGGCCAAAATCCTATTTTCGAGAAGATAGTAAGATCTTAAGGTATAAAAAAACCTGTTCTTCTTCTTCCCCTATGATCTCTTTGATACAGTATGATCCTCTTGTTTGTCCTTCTCCTTGGTGACCCTGTGAAGAGCAGGTAGGCCCACAATACCCACCCTGTCAGATAGGAGCTCAGAGCTTTACGTTATTAGGCCCTTTTTgttggtgtgtgtcatgttaaacAGTGAGTATTAATGTTTACAACATCTTACACAACATTCTCTGACTGAGCTCTGTCTCCCAAGATTTTTTAAATCTGGCTCATTCTTTTTGGCTATTCCATCACTTCACATGAAAGGCTGTTGAAATACATGGGGAGGCTTACTATTTCAAAACTTTTATAAATGTTATTTTTAACATATATTATTCATATGATATATTACCTTTGAGTCATAATATAAGACAGGCCTACATGAGGCCTATGTAGATTAATGGGTTGGCTACATTAGGAAAAATCAAAGACTATCTTCATACAGACCTATAAGTAAATGTACTTATTGATTACAGTAGCTAGGTTTCATCCAATttgcaacagattttcatgtgaatattataAAATCTGCATTTAAAGCATATGCGCATTTTTCCACCAAAGTTTTGTGTCCATCAAAActgacttgttgcggataaaagcCTGTACATGATGACGTAGtgcaaataaaaacatttttgcaCGAAAGTTCTCctgtaccgaataaaaaatatAAGTTCAAAGTGTTTCGAATGCATTTTCCACTCTATCGATGTTTTCGTCACACAAACTGTTGAGATAAATGGCAAACAGTTCGCTGATAAAGTTGACAGGTTAGGTTTTATGATGACTTTAATAAGAGCAAGATTATTCTTATTTGTTAATTGGCAGCTAAGCACCCATCGTCATGTCACTTGCATACAGATTAAGACCCTCAATGTGTATCGTAAAAGAGCATCAAcctcatcactgtgcactttcatcACTTTCACCTGTGCAGTTTATCGTAACTTATTTCTTCCTGTGTTTTTTTATACAGTAtgactttacttgcataaaaactgtggatagaAACTTGGTTATTGATAATGTTCATGACAGAACTTTGGAGTTGATATTGTTACAGGTGGAAGGAATCATAAGAATAACAATGTCACATGACCAACTTTCCAAATGCTTATATTACAACTAAGTGACACGTCACAGGTGGAAAATACCAGAAGTATTTTGTCAACAATAACAAATCGAACATGTAAACAGCAGACAATTTTTGGAGTGTTGTGATGTTTAACTAACAAATTCAACAAACAAATGTATGCCTTaactcaggggtgtcaaactcatttcgcatcgtgggccacatacggcctagggagatgtcaagtgggccggaccattaaaattataccatactctgctataaataaccaaaatatcatgtctttcctttgttttggtgtaaagaagcacaagaacattaggaaaatattgaaatttaatgaactatccttttacaaaacatttcatgaaacacctcatatttccttagacaaatgtgcaatttacttttatcattcacaaatatgcattgcaactgatcccactgattgtacaaaggcacaaaactttaattggtactgaaaaatatagtaatgcactttaagattaaatgagacttttaaagaaaggaatttttaaaccacttacacatacgcatataaaatctaaatgtaatccctgcgtacaccttacaaactaaggagagtgattttaaatgtgtaatgaagaaagtgttcgcctgtcctgtaaatctgtaaacttcatacatgaaacatacatacacatacaatacatactgaaaatttatggagttgtatgaacagtagaattccatcacacaacttttgttttgaagctgctgactaacattaaagtgcacattttttaaatcaccacagtaaggattcatcttcacagagctgtattctttcaatgcaaacagtatctaaggcagcattttaaaggtgttagtctagtctggacttgtatttgttcttgaaacttggcatcttttggcctgtacaagtgcatcaacaccaggtgtcatgtcctgactagctgtcactttcagaatgtcatttaagtgcttgtttgtgagccttgaacgcatttttgttttattgatattcatcactgagaaaatttgttcacaaaggtaggttgtcccaaacatgcacaaaattttagcagccagggctgttaatttggggtactgtgtgacaacttttttgcggccttgcaacattttgttcagattgttcaagtgttcagtaatatcaaccaagaatgcaaggtcccgtagccattcctgagattgtaattccaacaccggttttccttttttctccatgaactgtccgatttcctctcgtagatcaaagaaatgcctcagcacagcgcctcggcttaaccatctcacttcagtgtggtatggcaggctgtgggtaatgttgctgtcgctgagaagtttgtcaaactgacgatggttcagacctctggaccggatgaaatttacagtgcgaacaaccacctccatgacgtggtccattttcagcgacttgcaacacaatgcctcctggtgcaaaatacagtgaaatgtccagaaacgatctcctccattaagggcttgtactttgtctttgaactttgtcgcgacacctgctttctttccgaccatggatggcgcgccgtctgtagccaggctgacagcgcgggaccagtccactccaactctgtccaatgcagcaacgacagagccgaaaatgtcctcggctgttgtggtgtccatcattggcaccaactcaagaaactcttcagtaacagtcaatgtctcatcaactcctcgaataaatatggccagttgggccacgtctgtgatgtcagtgctctcgtcaattgccacggaaaatgcaataaatgacttgactctctgtttcaattgactgtctaaatctgccgatagttccgaaatcctctctgctatagtattcctcgtcaggctaatattggcaaaagcttgtcgcttctcgggacatacaagttcagccgccttcatcatgcatcgtttaacaaagtcaccgtcggaatacggcttcgatgctaatgctatttcgctagcaattaggtagctggcttttaccgctgcttcactgacttctcggctctggatgaaagttgactgctgtttcctcagacccgccagcaattcgttaatcttatctcttctcagttgtccttgcaagccgtcatatttttcgctgtgatgagtctcgtagtggcgtcgaatattatattccttcaataccgaaacttgttgcaaacacaccaagcacgaaggttttccgtgcatctctgtaaataaataggacgtggtccatttttctttgaaaattctacactccttatctacttttctccgtttggataacgacattttggctaatgagggtgtagcggagaggtagagaccaaggtattaacaacgtcgtaacaagcagcagatggcgcattgataccgtctgctgttttcagtctgtctcagtgatgcggcttgtcttctactctgatggaaagagtgcgccccttagcggataatccatgaattgcagcgaattaaaaatattaattccatgtcttttatgcattttttccactttcaaattatcctgcgggcctgatcgaacctccttgggggccggttacggcccgcgggccgtatgtttgacacccctgccttaaCTGCTTGTTTGAAAAGTAGGCTTTTGCCACCTGCTTATTTCTTAAACGATATGTGGGAGCATGTTGCCATGAAATGGTAGCCCTATCACTGGCTCTCCAATCGTTCCTACCAGGAGATTGATTTGAATGTGACATAAATGTTCACTCGACAAGGTGTGTATTTAGCTTTGATATAGTCCACAAAAAACATGGTTATGCAAGTTGGACCTGTATTTAATTTCAGACCAAATAAAAGTAGAGGATGAAGGTTTATGAGGTAAATGGGTTAGTATTGAAGAGTTTCTGGGAGCCACAGCGGGTGACTAGGCCTACATTTGCTCCACAACAACGAAGACATTAAAGGTCCAattcagctgtttttatctcaatatcaaatcatttctgggtaacaattaataacctcactgtgattgttttcaattaaaatggtcaaaaagaaacagaaATAGCTTGTTAGCAAAaaacaatttctcaagcaagaatttttgCTGGGACTGTCTGGGAGTAAGGGACCTAATTGGAGGAGCCTAATAAGAAGGATATATAACCTGAAAACAATCTGTTATTGGCAGCGAGGCTAgaaactctctttgttattggcaGACCAAAACTCCACCCGTGCAACATGAGCTGAAATTCAATgttgtcttttcaaacagctcttaccaTAAAAGGGTAATATCATAATTTTCaccatttcacagtattattccaatctCATAGTGgggaaatgtatataaaacacaggaatatCAGCCTAgctatttttttttactgcactgcccctttaacCATAATCTGTAATTGCTTGTCAAGAGCTAGGCTTTATATGTAGGAAAGGGAGGTTGAAAATTACCCAAAAGCATTATAAAGTAAAACATGCCCAACAGGGCTTGATAACCCCAGTCCTTCAGTAGCCAAATCCTGGGGGTCTTCCACATTTTGCTCTTCCCCCTTGTCACCTGATTGCTCAACTGCTCTGCTTACCTGTAAGCAGGATGTCACCTCATTTTTGGTGTCAGTGGATCATTCCTCAGACATGCATGAGGCATTGGAGGGTGGGAGTTGCTCGCCTCATACCTGTCATAGGGGGTTTCCTGACCTGATAAAGACCTAGGGGACTGAACACATCAGTGTCTGAACACATCAGTGTCTGAACACATCAGTGTCTGAACACATCAGTGTCTGAACACATCAGTGTCTGAACACATCAGTGTCTGAACACATCAGTGACCAGTGGAGTATTCATCACCCTGGTTTTGTTTTAACATTATGTTGCTAGACAAAATGCATTAATGAAAAATGCAACACTAATAAATCTTGATttgataagtattcaccccctgagtcaatacatgttataatcacctttggcagtgattacagctgtgagtcttcttgggtacgtctataagagctttgcacacctggattgtgcaatagtTGGCCATTGTTATTTTTCAAATTCTTCAATCTCTGTCAAGGTTGTAGGGATCATGACTAGACAATTTTCAAGTTTTACCATAGAttttttcaagcagatttaagtcaaacctGTAACTTGGCCacccaggaacattcactgtctttttggtaagcaactcccgtgtagatttggccttgtgttttaggttattgcctTGCTGAATgaatctcccagtgtctagtggaatgcagactgaaccaggttttcctatagGATTTTACTTGTGTTTAGCTCCatcccgtttctttttatcctgaaaaactcctcagtcattgccgatgtcaagcatacccataccatgacgcagccaccaccatgcttgaaaataaggaggcagttactcagcgatgtggtgttggatttgccccaaacataaagggggatacctaatcagttgtacaactgaatgccttcaaaaatgtgtcttctgcatttaaccctgAATCAGTGAGGTGCGGGggactgccttaatcgacatccacggcacagtgggttaactgcattgctcaggggcagaatgacatatttttaccttgtcagttcgtggattcgatccagaaaccttccggttactagcccaacgctctaaccactaggctacctgccaccatatAAGTGTATTACTTTGCCATGTTTTTTTGCCCTGTTGGATACAGGATGCATGTTCTTTTGCCCTGTTGgatacaggatgcatgtttttttgCCCTGTTGGATACAGGATGCATGTTCTTTTGCCCTGTTGGATACAGGATGTCACTCcaacgttgttgatccatcctcagtgttaTCCCTTCCTTcgtcaccaatggcctcatggtgacctcccttagcagtttccttcctatcctgcagctcagttcagaatgACAACTGTATCTTTTTTGTGTCTgagtggtttaatacatcatgCCACAGCATAaatattaacttgaccatgcttaaagagctAGTCagtgtctgatttgttattgttacccatctaccaatcactgcccttctgtTTGAGGCTTttcgaaaagctccctggtctttgtagttgaatctgtgcttgaaattcaaaacttgactgagggaccttacagatgttgtatgtatgtgggacagaggaagggttagtcattcaaaaatcatgtcatcCCTTATTATTTTGAAGTGTTTGAAttgttcttccactttgacattacagagtatttggTGTAGATCAATGTAATTAATTTCAATCACAATTTGTAATGGAACAAAATGTGAAGGAATATAAGGGGGTGAATTCTTATGATACCAACTGTATATATTAATACATTATAGGTTTCATAGAGATGCATTGACAATCTTTGTTAGAATTTATTTAATTTCTATATTATCTATGACCCCAAATCACCCAGATGTTTGCCTGTTGGACTTGGCTCTGAGGCAGTAGCAGTGAAGCTGAGTAACAGAACAAGTCCTTTATCTCACTTACTATCTGACCCTGTGTTCACTCTGTACATTCAGTTCTTTCAGTGTCTGGTCTccacaacgtgtgtgtgtgtgtgtgtgtgtgtgtgtgtgtgtgtgtgtgtgtgtgtgtgtgtgtgtgtgtgtgtgtgtgtgtgtgtgtgtgtgtgtgtgtgtgtgtgtgtgtgtgtgtgtgtgtgtgtgtgtgtgtgtgtgtgtgtgagaaccatATGCGGTGCTATAGCAGGGCAGTGTAGCGTGCAGTGCAGGAGCGAGCAGGGCCTAGCCAGCCCAGGAGAGCCCCAGTACTCTGGTAATCCCTGTGTTTTCAGGAGCCCTGGCCCGTACTTGATGAGCTTGGGCAAGGAAAGGGGTAGCGTTCTCTCTAGtgcgtttctctctctttctccctatcccGCTTTCATTCCCCCCTCCACCCCTGGAGCCACTTCGCGAATGAATGGGTTCCAAGTGTTAACTCagcaactctctctttctctctcttcttttcctcGTTTTCTcccaaagagaggaagagagccagATGTGGGGATGCTAAACGCGTacccagagagagaaacagaagagagaTTCTTATCCTCTTTCTAGCTGTGAACATTCTAAATGTTGCCGGGAAGTCTGTGTGAGTTGAAAATGGCATTCAGACTTGTTGGACAGATCTGACACCTTGAATTATTTTTAGCTGTACATGAATTATATTCAAAATCTTAAACGTTTCTAAACAGAACTATCAATTATTCATGTTAATTTGTAATTTTCTAAATGAATAACCAATTGAAGATTTGAATTTAGATAACAATTGCATGTTGCAACATGTGTTGCTCTCTCAGTGCCTGGAGTGTGTTGGTGCAATGTGTTGGTGGTTAAGGGGTTAGGggcagactgtgtgtgtgcacgtgcgtgcatgtgtatgtgtgtgcacagGGAGGTGGGAGGGTACAGGGATTACTGTGAGGCTCTAGGCCCCAGGGCAGAGAGGCTGTTTCCTGGCCATAGCCCCTGTTTGTCCTGCCTGACCTGGCAGCTCTGGGGCCAGATCCTGCTTGGATACACCCCCGCTCCCACGCCTGTCTGAAGCTGTTAGCCACTAGCTGTGAGTGGCTAGCTGGGCTTAGTGCGTCTGAGCTATGGGTGGGGTGGGTGCTGGGGGGATGCAGGGGACTTTGTGTTGGGATGGCTtagtggggagaggaggagtgtaGAATGGGGTGGTTATGGTTTATGACTTTGGTTTGATTCATTACACCATTTATTTAATATCAGCCTGTGAGAGAGCCAAGTGAATGAGCCCTGTTGGTGTAAACTTTGCCTTAAACACAGTGTCTCGCCCCTCCATCACACATgctctgactgtcccccctctctttttgtctctctctatcatacacgcatgcacacataccCACACTCACACTCAGTCACACTCAGATAAACAAATCTTCTGAATATTTTTCTATGTATGAACCCCATCTGAAAAAACAAAATGCATTTTCATAATTTTGTCATAAAGCCATTGAAGCAAATTAAGATTAATTGTATGTTGAAAATGAATATGAAAAGAATTGTCTTGGAACATTGTCTTCTGTGTCTTGGATTGTGTTGTTAATGTAACACCCCCAATTCGACCTAATCCATTACGAGTGGAATCATGTGATATCCTAGCTTGTCTATAGGGTGACTTTGTGCAGTATGCTGTTGTTactacaaagtccagaaacataACACCTCCCTCACTGCCCTGAGGACTGTTTGATTATCAATCTCAAAAATTCCTAATGAAATGGAGGGATATTTACTTTTTCCCCCCAAAAGCTTTCACAGCTCAATTGTTTGTTTTTAAAGGGTTGTTATTATTTTTCAATTGGTGGATTGAGCGTTGGGTTTTGAATCCCATAGAGTAGATCCGTCCGTGTTTTTCTGGCCTAGATATACACTGCAGTCCAGAGCAAACCCACCGAGCCTCAGACacatggacagagagggagggagcgctCCCTGGTCCTTCACTCACATACTAACTTGTGATTGGAGCACTTACACTGACTGTGTGTGCTTGTGCCAACAATTTAACACCATTTTGACTTTTTACATTCATACTGTATTGAAGCAGTTTAGTAGTGTCTAACATGTAAGTATAGGCTGCTTGATCTGAATATCTGAATGTGACGGAGCCTATGGATTCCAACAACACATTATGCATTATGTCAAACAAATGTGTTTTAGCTGTTTTAATATAACTGACATGGGTCACAATAATTTTTAAATTAGGATGTGGTCCTTTCTATAAGAGgcaaacttcatcctactctctAGTATCATTAGGGTATTACTCCTAGAGTTACAGTGCGACTTCCTTCCTTACCATTTTGAAGTGTAGATAGGCCTACTGGAAATCATGATCTGTCAGGGGCCtgtagccaccccccccccccccacccccccaccccacacacacacacacaccacacgttgTCATAGGGTAGCCAGTGTTGTCACTCGAACCCTGTTTATAAAACTGTCCACGCCACTCACCTGGCAAGAGAGAAAGCTTATTGACGGCGAGGGCGACAGGGACTCAAATTCAGGTTCTCCAGTTAACATAGGGAGGGACCCAAAAGGCAGACACTGTCTCTGAGCAAATCACCTTTTAACTTTATGGTGCCTGCATTTTTTCAGCTGCTATTTGAAAAAGCTATTTCATTTCAAGCAtacataaaacatatttttttatgaatCTTGAAAATTTCTCTTACTTTTCGGGCATGTGTAACATGACGGCTGAGTCACAGGACTCACCAGCCGAGCTGGCCAGCCCGCTGGTCATGTCGCCTAACGTGAGTCTGGACTCCCATTTACCGCCATCGCCTCTGATGCTGCAGGCCCGGATCAAAGATGGGCTTCTGATCAAGTCTGAGCCACGGGCAACAAGTCCGAACGCGGATCGAGAGGAGGGAGCTACTCTGGGCCAAACCGAGGAGCACCTGCCCACTGGGAGTAGACGTAGGAAGAGGCCCGTTCAGAGAGGGAAACCACCCTACAGTTACATCGCTCTCATTGCCATGGCCATCGCCAACTCCCCCGAGAGAAAACTCACACTTGGGGGTATTTATAAATTCATCATGGAACGTTTTCCCTTTTATCGAGAGAACTCCAAGAAGTGGCAAAACTCCATCCGCCACAACCTCACCCTCAACGACTGCTTTGTCAAGATTCCCCGGGAACCTGGAAGGCCTGGTAAGGGCAACTATTGGACTTTGGACCCCGCTGCTGAAGACATGTTCGACAACGGGAGCTTTCTGCGGAGGAGGAAAAGATTCAAGCGCACTGACGTAAGCACCTATCCTGGGTACATGCAGAGCTCTAGTGCGTTCACCCCGACCCCCATGGGCAGACCGGCATACCCCAACACCATGTACCCAGGAATAGGATCGGGTTACGGCTCGCAGCTGGCAGGGACGCCCCACCCAGCGATGCTGCATCATTATCAGACCCCTGCCGGGGTCAGTCAAGGACAGCCAAGGATGTTCAGCATCGACAACATTATCAGCCAGCAGTCGGTGATGCAGGGAGGAGAGCTCAACTCGCTGGGTTTAGGCGGTGGAGACCTGGGCACCATGT
It encodes the following:
- the LOC129869283 gene encoding forkhead box protein E4-like produces the protein MNLENFSYFSGMCNMTAESQDSPAELASPLVMSPNVSLDSHLPPSPLMLQARIKDGLLIKSEPRATSPNADREEGATLGQTEEHLPTGSRRRKRPVQRGKPPYSYIALIAMAIANSPERKLTLGGIYKFIMERFPFYRENSKKWQNSIRHNLTLNDCFVKIPREPGRPGKGNYWTLDPAAEDMFDNGSFLRRRKRFKRTDVSTYPGYMQSSSAFTPTPMGRPAYPNTMYPGIGSGYGSQLAGTPHPAMLHHYQTPAGVSQGQPRMFSIDNIISQQSVMQGGELNSLGLGGGDLGTMSACCSLTGTDPSNCFQMQTVNPSGNSLGRSGGGLSSNLAPGYPYSSSASPPHLPSMMQSSFSPGSSQVYCTGNRLSLPAVRSGSCAEHTEQLLGLSSTMNSYNNSYMRQANFASGLDRYM